The proteins below come from a single Cinclus cinclus chromosome 23, bCinCin1.1, whole genome shotgun sequence genomic window:
- the LOC134052811 gene encoding cyclin-dependent kinase 11B isoform X8, protein MRPWSRSPLRQQRDKLEQGESRKPAVKEEKPEERDPLSDLQDISDSERKTSSAESSSESGSGSEEEEEESSSEGSEEEGEEEEEEEETGSNSEEVSEQSAEEVSEEEMSEEEERENGNHIPVVPESRFDRDSAGSEVEEEEVGEGSPHSNAMTEGEYIPDSPASSPIELKQELPKYLPALQGCRSVEEFQCLNRIEEGTYGVVYRAKDKKTDEIVALKRLKMEKEKEGFPITSLREINTILKAQHLNIVTVREIVVGSNMDKIYIVMNYVEHDLKSLMETMKQPFLPGEVKTLMIQLLRGVKHLHDNWILHRDLKTSNLLLSHSGILKVGDFGLAREYGSPLKPYTPVVVTLWYRAPELLLGAKEYSTAIDMWSVGCIFGELLTQKPLFPGKSEIDQINKVFKDLGTPSEKIWPGYNELPAVKKMTFTEYPYNNLRKRFGALLSDQGFDLMNNFLTYYPARRITAEDGLKHEYFRETPLPIDPSMFPTWPAKSEQQRVKRGTSPRPPEGGLGYSQLGDDDLKDTGFHLTTTNQGASAAGPGFSLKF, encoded by the exons ATGAGACCCTGGAGTCGCAGCCCTTTGCGCCAGCAGAGAGACAAGCTTGAGCAAGGAGAGAGCAGGAAACCAG CAGTGAAAGAAGAGAAACCAGAAGAGAGGGATCCTCTGTCAGACTTGCAAGACATCAGTGACAGTGAGAGAAAAACCAGCTCAGCAGAGTCTTCCTCAG AATCTGGATCAGGctcagaagaggaggaggaagagtcCAGCAGTGAAGGCTctgaggaagagggagaggaagaggaggaggaggaggagacagGAAGCAATTCTGAGGAAGTGTCTGAGCAATCAGCAG AGGAGGTGAGCGAAGAGGAAATGAGTGAAGAGGAGGAACGGGAGAATGGAAACCACATCCCAGTTG TTCCAGAGTCGAGGTTTGACCGGGATTCTGCAGGGAgtgaggtggaggaggaggaggtgggagaGGGATCCCCTCATTCCAATGCCATGACAGAAGGGGAATACATTCCTGATTCTCCAGCTTCCTCCCCCATCGAGCTGAAACAGGAGCTTCCCAAGTATCTTCCTGCACTCCAG GGATGTCGCAGCGTGGAGGAATTCCAGTGTTTGAACAGGATTGAAGAAGGAACCTATGGTGTGGTGTACAGGGCAAAGGACAAAAAGACTG ATGAAATCGTGGCTCTGAAGagactgaaaatggaaaaggagaaggaaggttTTCCCATTACTTCTCTgagagaaataaatacaattcTGAAAGCACAGCACCTAAATATTGTCACTGTCAGA GAGATCGTTGTGGGCAGTAACATGGATAAAATCTATATTGTGATGAACTATGTGGAACACGACCTCAAGAGCCTGATGGAAACAATGAAACAGCCTTTCCTGCCAG GGGAAGTGAAGACTTTGATGATTCAGTTACTGCGAGGGGTCAAACACCTCCATGACAACTGGATCCTTCACAGAGACTTGAAAACTTCCAACCTGCTTCTCAGTCATTCAGGCATTTTAAAA gttGGAGATTTTGGGTTAGCCAGGGAATATGGGTCTCCCCTGAAGCCCTACACCCCTGTGGTGGTGACCCTGTGGTacagagctccagagctgttgCTTGGAGCAAAG GAGTATTCCACAGCTATAGACATGTGGTCAGTGGGGTGTATTTTTGGGGAACTGCTGACACAGAAGCCACTGTTCCCAGGGAAGTCAGAAATCGACCAGATTAACAAAGTTtttaag GATCTGGGTACTCCCAGTGAAAAGATTTGGCCTGGTTACAACGAGCTGCCAGCAGTGAAGAAAATGACTTTCACAGAATATCCCTACAACAACCTGCGCAAGAGATTCGGGGCTCTGCTCTCTGACCAGGGCTTTGACCTGATGAACAA TTTCCTGACGTATTACCCAGCGCGGCGGATCACGGCCGAGGACGGGCTGAAGCACGAGTACTTCAGAGAGACCCCTCTGCCCATCGACCCCTCCATGTTCCCCACCTGGCCAGCCAAGAGTGAGCAGCAGAGGGTCAAGAGGGGCACCAGCCCCCGGCCCCCCGAGGGAGGGCTGGGCTACAGCCAGCTG
- the LOC134052811 gene encoding cyclin-dependent kinase 11B isoform X2: MGDEKDSWKVKTLDEILQEKKRRKEQEEKAEIKRMKNSDDRDSKRDSLEEGELRDHRMEITIRNSPYRREDSMEDRGEEDDSLAIKPPQQMSRKEKTHHRKDEKRKEKRRHRSHSAEGKHARVKEKEREHERRKRHREEQDKARREWERQKRREMAREHSRRERDRLEQLERERERKIREQQKEQREQKERERRAEERRKEREARREVSAHHRTVREEYGDKVKMRPWSRSPLRQQRDKLEQGESRKPVKEEKPEERDPLSDLQDISDSERKTSSAESSSESGSGSEEEEEESSSEGSEEEGEEEEEEEETGSNSEEVSEQSAEEVSEEEMSEEEERENGNHIPVVPESRFDRDSAGSEVEEEEVGEGSPHSNAMTEGEYIPDSPASSPIELKQELPKYLPALQGCRSVEEFQCLNRIEEGTYGVVYRAKDKKTDEIVALKRLKMEKEKEGFPITSLREINTILKAQHLNIVTVREIVVGSNMDKIYIVMNYVEHDLKSLMETMKQPFLPGEVKTLMIQLLRGVKHLHDNWILHRDLKTSNLLLSHSGILKVGDFGLAREYGSPLKPYTPVVVTLWYRAPELLLGAKEYSTAIDMWSVGCIFGELLTQKPLFPGKSEIDQINKVFKDLGTPSEKIWPGYNELPAVKKMTFTEYPYNNLRKRFGALLSDQGFDLMNNFLTYYPARRITAEDGLKHEYFRETPLPIDPSMFPTWPAKSEQQRVKRGTSPRPPEGGLGYSQLGDDDLKDTGFHLTTTNQGASAAGPGFSLKF; encoded by the exons ATGGGTGATGAAAAGGATTCTTGGAAAGTGAAAACTTTAGATGAGATTCTCCAGGAGAAGAAGCGAAGGAAGGAgcaagaggaaaaggcagaaatcaAACGTATGAAAAAT TCAGATGACAGGGATTCCAAGAGGGATTCTCTTGAAGAGGGGGAGCTGAGAGACCATCGCATGGAAATCACCATCAGGAACTCACCTTACAGGAGGGAAGATTCCATGGAAGACAG GGGAGAAGAAGATGATTCCTTGGCTATCAAACCACCCCAGCAGATGTCCCGGAAAGAAAAAACCCATCACAGGAAAGAtgagaagaggaaagagaagcGCAGGCACCGGAGCCATTCTGCAGAAG GGAAACATGCCAGAGTGAAAGAGAAAGAACGGGAGCATGAGCGTAGGAAGAGACATAGAGAAGAGCAGGATAAAGCCCGGCGTGAATGGGAGAGACAGAAACGGAGAGAGATGGCAAGGGAGCATTCCAGGAGGGAGAG agaTCGCCTGGAGCAACTcgagagagaaagggaaagaaaaatccgggagcagcagaaggaacaACGGGAgcaaaaggagagagaaaggagagctgaggagaggaggaaggagagggaagccAGGAGAGAAG TTTCTGCACACCATAGAACAGTGAGGGAAGAATATGGAGACAAAGTAAAAATGAGACCCTGGAGTCGCAGCCCTTTGCGCCAGCAGAGAGACAAGCTTGAGCAAGGAGAGAGCAGGAAACCAG TGAAAGAAGAGAAACCAGAAGAGAGGGATCCTCTGTCAGACTTGCAAGACATCAGTGACAGTGAGAGAAAAACCAGCTCAGCAGAGTCTTCCTCAG AATCTGGATCAGGctcagaagaggaggaggaagagtcCAGCAGTGAAGGCTctgaggaagagggagaggaagaggaggaggaggaggagacagGAAGCAATTCTGAGGAAGTGTCTGAGCAATCAGCAG AGGAGGTGAGCGAAGAGGAAATGAGTGAAGAGGAGGAACGGGAGAATGGAAACCACATCCCAGTTG TTCCAGAGTCGAGGTTTGACCGGGATTCTGCAGGGAgtgaggtggaggaggaggaggtgggagaGGGATCCCCTCATTCCAATGCCATGACAGAAGGGGAATACATTCCTGATTCTCCAGCTTCCTCCCCCATCGAGCTGAAACAGGAGCTTCCCAAGTATCTTCCTGCACTCCAG GGATGTCGCAGCGTGGAGGAATTCCAGTGTTTGAACAGGATTGAAGAAGGAACCTATGGTGTGGTGTACAGGGCAAAGGACAAAAAGACTG ATGAAATCGTGGCTCTGAAGagactgaaaatggaaaaggagaaggaaggttTTCCCATTACTTCTCTgagagaaataaatacaattcTGAAAGCACAGCACCTAAATATTGTCACTGTCAGA GAGATCGTTGTGGGCAGTAACATGGATAAAATCTATATTGTGATGAACTATGTGGAACACGACCTCAAGAGCCTGATGGAAACAATGAAACAGCCTTTCCTGCCAG GGGAAGTGAAGACTTTGATGATTCAGTTACTGCGAGGGGTCAAACACCTCCATGACAACTGGATCCTTCACAGAGACTTGAAAACTTCCAACCTGCTTCTCAGTCATTCAGGCATTTTAAAA gttGGAGATTTTGGGTTAGCCAGGGAATATGGGTCTCCCCTGAAGCCCTACACCCCTGTGGTGGTGACCCTGTGGTacagagctccagagctgttgCTTGGAGCAAAG GAGTATTCCACAGCTATAGACATGTGGTCAGTGGGGTGTATTTTTGGGGAACTGCTGACACAGAAGCCACTGTTCCCAGGGAAGTCAGAAATCGACCAGATTAACAAAGTTtttaag GATCTGGGTACTCCCAGTGAAAAGATTTGGCCTGGTTACAACGAGCTGCCAGCAGTGAAGAAAATGACTTTCACAGAATATCCCTACAACAACCTGCGCAAGAGATTCGGGGCTCTGCTCTCTGACCAGGGCTTTGACCTGATGAACAA TTTCCTGACGTATTACCCAGCGCGGCGGATCACGGCCGAGGACGGGCTGAAGCACGAGTACTTCAGAGAGACCCCTCTGCCCATCGACCCCTCCATGTTCCCCACCTGGCCAGCCAAGAGTGAGCAGCAGAGGGTCAAGAGGGGCACCAGCCCCCGGCCCCCCGAGGGAGGGCTGGGCTACAGCCAGCTG
- the LOC134052811 gene encoding cyclin-dependent kinase 11B isoform X3 — MGDEKDSWKVKTLDEILQEKKRRKEQEEKAEIKRMKNSDDRDSKRDSLEEGELRDHRMEITIRNSPYRREDSMEDRGEEDDSLAIKPPQQMSRKEKTHHRKDEKRKEKRRHRSHSAEGKHARVKEKEREHERRKRHREEQDKARREWERQKRREMAREHSRRERDRLEQLERERERKIREQQKEQREQKERERRAEERRKEREARREVSAHHRTVREEYGDKVKMRPWSRSPLRQQRDKLEQGESRKPVKEEKPEERDPLSDLQDISDSERKTSSAESSSESGSGSEEEEEESSSEGSEEEGEEEEEEEETGSNSEEVSEQSAEEVSEEEMSEEEERENGNHIPVESRFDRDSAGSEVEEEEVGEGSPHSNAMTEGEYIPDSPASSPIELKQELPKYLPALQGCRSVEEFQCLNRIEEGTYGVVYRAKDKKTDEIVALKRLKMEKEKEGFPITSLREINTILKAQHLNIVTVREIVVGSNMDKIYIVMNYVEHDLKSLMETMKQPFLPGEVKTLMIQLLRGVKHLHDNWILHRDLKTSNLLLSHSGILKVGDFGLAREYGSPLKPYTPVVVTLWYRAPELLLGAKEYSTAIDMWSVGCIFGELLTQKPLFPGKSEIDQINKVFKDLGTPSEKIWPGYNELPAVKKMTFTEYPYNNLRKRFGALLSDQGFDLMNNFLTYYPARRITAEDGLKHEYFRETPLPIDPSMFPTWPAKSEQQRVKRGTSPRPPEGGLGYSQLGDDDLKDTGFHLTTTNQGASAAGPGFSLKF, encoded by the exons ATGGGTGATGAAAAGGATTCTTGGAAAGTGAAAACTTTAGATGAGATTCTCCAGGAGAAGAAGCGAAGGAAGGAgcaagaggaaaaggcagaaatcaAACGTATGAAAAAT TCAGATGACAGGGATTCCAAGAGGGATTCTCTTGAAGAGGGGGAGCTGAGAGACCATCGCATGGAAATCACCATCAGGAACTCACCTTACAGGAGGGAAGATTCCATGGAAGACAG GGGAGAAGAAGATGATTCCTTGGCTATCAAACCACCCCAGCAGATGTCCCGGAAAGAAAAAACCCATCACAGGAAAGAtgagaagaggaaagagaagcGCAGGCACCGGAGCCATTCTGCAGAAG GGAAACATGCCAGAGTGAAAGAGAAAGAACGGGAGCATGAGCGTAGGAAGAGACATAGAGAAGAGCAGGATAAAGCCCGGCGTGAATGGGAGAGACAGAAACGGAGAGAGATGGCAAGGGAGCATTCCAGGAGGGAGAG agaTCGCCTGGAGCAACTcgagagagaaagggaaagaaaaatccgggagcagcagaaggaacaACGGGAgcaaaaggagagagaaaggagagctgaggagaggaggaaggagagggaagccAGGAGAGAAG TTTCTGCACACCATAGAACAGTGAGGGAAGAATATGGAGACAAAGTAAAAATGAGACCCTGGAGTCGCAGCCCTTTGCGCCAGCAGAGAGACAAGCTTGAGCAAGGAGAGAGCAGGAAACCAG TGAAAGAAGAGAAACCAGAAGAGAGGGATCCTCTGTCAGACTTGCAAGACATCAGTGACAGTGAGAGAAAAACCAGCTCAGCAGAGTCTTCCTCAG AATCTGGATCAGGctcagaagaggaggaggaagagtcCAGCAGTGAAGGCTctgaggaagagggagaggaagaggaggaggaggaggagacagGAAGCAATTCTGAGGAAGTGTCTGAGCAATCAGCAG AGGAGGTGAGCGAAGAGGAAATGAGTGAAGAGGAGGAACGGGAGAATGGAAACCACATCCCAGTTG AGTCGAGGTTTGACCGGGATTCTGCAGGGAgtgaggtggaggaggaggaggtgggagaGGGATCCCCTCATTCCAATGCCATGACAGAAGGGGAATACATTCCTGATTCTCCAGCTTCCTCCCCCATCGAGCTGAAACAGGAGCTTCCCAAGTATCTTCCTGCACTCCAG GGATGTCGCAGCGTGGAGGAATTCCAGTGTTTGAACAGGATTGAAGAAGGAACCTATGGTGTGGTGTACAGGGCAAAGGACAAAAAGACTG ATGAAATCGTGGCTCTGAAGagactgaaaatggaaaaggagaaggaaggttTTCCCATTACTTCTCTgagagaaataaatacaattcTGAAAGCACAGCACCTAAATATTGTCACTGTCAGA GAGATCGTTGTGGGCAGTAACATGGATAAAATCTATATTGTGATGAACTATGTGGAACACGACCTCAAGAGCCTGATGGAAACAATGAAACAGCCTTTCCTGCCAG GGGAAGTGAAGACTTTGATGATTCAGTTACTGCGAGGGGTCAAACACCTCCATGACAACTGGATCCTTCACAGAGACTTGAAAACTTCCAACCTGCTTCTCAGTCATTCAGGCATTTTAAAA gttGGAGATTTTGGGTTAGCCAGGGAATATGGGTCTCCCCTGAAGCCCTACACCCCTGTGGTGGTGACCCTGTGGTacagagctccagagctgttgCTTGGAGCAAAG GAGTATTCCACAGCTATAGACATGTGGTCAGTGGGGTGTATTTTTGGGGAACTGCTGACACAGAAGCCACTGTTCCCAGGGAAGTCAGAAATCGACCAGATTAACAAAGTTtttaag GATCTGGGTACTCCCAGTGAAAAGATTTGGCCTGGTTACAACGAGCTGCCAGCAGTGAAGAAAATGACTTTCACAGAATATCCCTACAACAACCTGCGCAAGAGATTCGGGGCTCTGCTCTCTGACCAGGGCTTTGACCTGATGAACAA TTTCCTGACGTATTACCCAGCGCGGCGGATCACGGCCGAGGACGGGCTGAAGCACGAGTACTTCAGAGAGACCCCTCTGCCCATCGACCCCTCCATGTTCCCCACCTGGCCAGCCAAGAGTGAGCAGCAGAGGGTCAAGAGGGGCACCAGCCCCCGGCCCCCCGAGGGAGGGCTGGGCTACAGCCAGCTG